In the Brevundimonas sp. LM2 genome, CCTGAAACCGGCCGAGGAGGGCACCGAGGTCGCCGTTCGCCTGCGCATGCGGGGCGCTGAGACCTGTCTCTGGCGGGGCGTGTGGCTCGAGGATGGTCTGCGCGCCGCCGGGATGGTGGCGATGGAGACCAAGATCGCGGGGTCGGACAAGGATCTGCTGACCGGCCTGCTCGACCGCCGGACCTTCCTCGCGCGCGTGACCGAGACCCTCACCGCGCCGGGCGAATATGACATGGTCGTCGCCGACATCGATCGGCTGCGTCGACTGAACGAGGCCCTGGGCCACGATCGGACCGACATGGTGATCTCCGCCCTGGGGTCGCGGATGTCGGCCGCCTTCGCCAACGAGGCCTCGCCGGCGCGGATCGGCGAGGACGAGTTCGCCGCGATCGTGCCGCGCGGCCTCGGCAACGCCGCGGACCGGCTGCGCGAGGCATTGGAACAGCCGCTGCGCGTGGCGGGCTTTGATATCTACCCGACCGTCTCCATCGGCGCCGTGACCTGCGAGGGTGGACCAGACGCCCCTGATGCGGCCGAACTGCTGCGCCGGGTCGAGCTGGCCGTCGGGTCGGCCAAGAAACTGGGTCGGAGCGGGGTGGCCGTCTATGGCCGGGCGCTGGAAAGCGACAGCCTGAGTCGGCTGGCGCTTGAAGCCGATCTCAGGAACGCATTCGTCCGGGGCGAGATCGAGCCCTTCTACCAACCCATCGTGAACCTCAACACCGGCGCGGTGGCGGGGTTCGAGGCCCTGGCGCGCTGGCGCCATCCCAAGCGGGGCCTGGTGCCGCCGGACGAGTTCCTGGGACTGGCCGACGAGATGGGCCTGATGAACGAACTGGGTCTGATGATGATGACCCAGTCGGCGCGCCAACTGGCGGACTGGCTGCAGCGCCATCCGATGGCCGGGAAACTGTTCTGCAGTGTGAACCTGTCCGTCGGCGAGATCGAACGCCCCAATCTGATCGAGGACGTGGCCCGGGTCATCCGCGAAACCGGCCTGCCCAAGGGGGCGCTGAAGCTCGAGGTCACCGAGGGCGACATCATGCGCGACACGGCGTCCGCCGCCGTGATCCTGCAGAAGCTGAAGGACGTCGGGGCCTCTTTGGCCCTCGACGATTTCGGCACGGGCTTCTCGTCGCTCAGCTACCTGGCCCGGCTGCCTTTCGATACGCTGAAGATCGACCGCTATTTCGTCCTGACGATGAACAAGGACGAGGGCTCGGCCAAGATCGTCAAATCGGTGGTCAACCTCGGCCGCGACCTGTCGCTGGAGGTGGTGGCCGAGGGGGTCGAGAACGCGACCCTGGCCAAGCTGCTGCTCGACGCCCAGTGCCATTACGGCCAGGGCTTCGGCTATGCGCCCGCCCTGCCGGCCCAGGAGGCCGAGGTCTATCTGAACGAAAGCCTGTCGGACGGGGCCGCGCCGCTGAAGGCGCGCTCGGCCTAGGCCCGGCCGCTCTGGCTGGACAGCCGGGCCGCATCGACCCCGATCCCGGCCAGGGCGCGGCTCCATTTGGTCTCGAAGTCGGTGTCGAACAGCAGGTCCAGATCCGGCTCGGCGGTCAACCAGACATTGTCGGCCAGTTCCTCTTCCAGCTGACCGTCCCCCCAGCCGGCATAGCCCAGAACCAGGACGGCGCGCCGGGGCCCGACATGACGGTCGGTCATGGCCGCCAGCGCCTCGCGCGTGGCGGTCAGGGCCAGGCCTTCGGTGACGGGGGCGGAGCTGTCGTGCACGGTCCAGTCGTCGCTGTGCAGGACGAAGCCGCGTTCGCGTTCGACCGGACCTCCGATCAGGACGGGCGTCTCTGCGGTGTGCGCCGGGGCGGGCACGTCGAGCTTGCCCAGGACGCTGTTCAGGGTCACGCCGGGCGCGGGACGATCGATGCGCAACCCCATGGCATGATCGGGGCCGTGGGCGCAGACGAGGATCACCGCGTGCTCGAATCGCGGGTCGCCGATGCCGGGCATGGCCACGAGCAGACGGCCGGCGAGGGACTGGAAATCGATCATGGGCGAATGATCGGGTGCAACCCGGCTCGGCGCAAGGTGCGGACCTATGATCTCGCTTGGCGCAACGCCCTGCGCCGACTACAGGACGGGCATCGGGCGCATGCCGCCGTCCTGTCTCGGAGATTTCCTCATGACCATCCAGATCGGTGAACGCCTTCCTCACGCTGTCCTGATGACGCCGACACCGGATGGTCCGCGGCCGGTCCAGACGGAAGAGTTCTTCAAGGGCAAGACGGTGGCGCTGTTCGCCGTCCCCGGGGCCTTCACCCCGACCTGCTCGGCCCGGCATCTGCCCGGCTTCGTCGACAACAAGGCGGCTCTGGCCGACAAGGGCGTGGACGTCATCGCCTGCCTGTCCGTCAACGACGCCTTCGTGATGAAGGCCTGGGCCGAGAGCCAGAGCCTGACCGAGGCCGACGTGGTCATGCTGGCCGACGGCAGCGGCGACTTCACCCGCACCCTGGGCCTGGTGCTCGATGCCCGCGGTTTCGGCATGGGCGAGCGGTCGCAGCGCTATTCGATGCTGGTCCGGGACGGTGTGGTCGAGCAACTGAACATCGAGCAGGGCGGCGAGTTCAAGGTGTCCTCGGCCGAGCATCTGCTCGCCCAGCTGTAGGTGACGCGGCGAAGGTCACCGCGGTGACCTTCGCGCTCAGGCGGCGACGAAGTCCGCCTCGGCCGACGCATCGGTGTCGCCGGCCGTCAGCACCTGGTCGAGCGCTGCCAGCAGCGTGGCCGGCGTCAGGGGCTTGGAGACGAAATAGTTCATGCCCGCGGCCGTGCAGGCGGCGATGTCTTCGGCCGACGTGTCGGCGGTCACGGCGATGACCGGAACCTTCGCGTTCCGACCGCCCCCGGCCCGCAGGCGACGGGTGGTCTCGCGCCCATCCAGTTCCGGCATCCGAACATCCATGAAGACGACGTCGAACAGGGCGGTCTCGCACTGGGCGAGCGCGATCAGGCCATCGGCCGCGGTCGCGATATCGCAACCCAGCGGTGCGAGGATCAGCTCGATGGCCCGACGGTTGATGTCGTGATCGTCGACGACCAGGATGCGAAGGGGCCGATCCTCGGACTCTTCGTCGATGGTGCCAAGCTCGGCCGGCGTTCGGGTCTCCGGCGTCGCGACCGGCGGGGGGGCGGGTGACGCGGCGGCAGGATCGGCGAGGGGGGCCCTGTTCGCACGGGGGGCGAGGCTGCGCAGGATGTCGCCGCGGCCGTCTTCGCTCAGGGGCGAGGCAACCAGGGCGTTCGCGTTTCCCTGTGGCATCATCAGGGACAGGGTGAAGGCCGCGCCGGCACCCTTGTGGCTGCGGGCCGTCAGGCGTCCGCCCATGAGCTGGGCCAGATCGCGGCTGATCGACAGACCCAGCCCCGTCCCCCCATGTCGGGCGGACACCCCTTCGGCCGTCTGATCGAACGGGGTGAACAGCCGGTCCAGCTGATCGGCCGTCATGCCCGGCCCGGTATCGGCGACCTCGATCAGCACGGCATAGTGTCCCGGTTCTTCCACCCAGGCCTTCAGCCGCAGCGTGATCGATCCCTTCGACGTGAACTTGACGGCGTTCGAGATCAGATTGTTCAGAACCTGGCGCATGCGGATCGGATCGCCGCGGACGCTGGCGGGGACGCTGGAGGCCCCTTCCAGACCCAGGGCCAGGCCCTTGTTCCGGGCTTCGCCCTGCCAGAACATCACGGTCTGGGCGATCAGGCTGCGCAGGTTGAAATCGACCACCTCGACCGTCATGCGCCCGGCCCCAAGTTTGGCGTGATCGAGCAGGTCGTCGAGCAGGGCCTTCATCATGATGCCGGCGTCGGTGATCAGGGCGGCCTGATTGCGGGCCGCCCCGTCGACCGCGCCGCGTTCCAGCTCGGCCGCGCCCGTCATGATGGCGCTGATGGGGGTGCGCAGGTCGTGGCCCACGGCGGCCAGGAAGGCCTGGCGACTGGCCATGGCGGCCTCGGCCTCGGCCCGCCGCCGGTCCGCATCCAGACGGGCGGCTGTTTCAGCCTCGGCAGCGCGGTCGATGTGCTTCCAGGTGGACAGGCAATAGGCCCCGAAGACCGCGAAGGCGACGCAGACGGCCGTGACGAAGGCGGGCGAGGCTCCGTACCAGGCCATCCAGAACGGCATGGAGAGCATGTAGAGGAAATGCGGCGTGGTGGTCACGAACAGCACAAGGCGCGATCGGGGTGAGTTCAGGGTCCCGTAGATCGCACCGGAGACGCAGAGGATCGCCGCGCAGACGCCCCCCATCGGCCCGCCCAAATGCCACAGCGGGATGGAAAGACTGCCGAACAGGGCTGCATTAAGAAACAGCAGGCACCAGGCCACAGCGGTTCTCAACCGCCCCATCTTTTCGGTCCGGCCGCTGGTGATCGGCGAGAAGATCGCCAGGTCCAGCCCTTGAACCACGAAATAGAGCGCGACCCAGGCCGCGCTGAAGGCCCAGCCGAAGATCGGGGCGAAAATCATGGCGGTGGCGGCGCCCATGCCCAGCCGCTGGAGCAGGGCGCGTCGGCGGCGGCGCACGGCGGGTGCCCAGCCTGGAGACGCTTCTGTTCTGGCCTCCGACATGTACACCCCGACGACTGGCGGTGTTCGTCCCGCCAAGCTCCAGAATGGCAGATCGGGACTAACGCTCCGTCAACGGGCGCGGCCGACGGCCTCGGTGACTGTGGAAAATCCGTCGGCGCGCAGCCGGGCCGCCAGGTCGCGCTTGATCGCCCCGACCAGGGCGGGGCCTTCATAGATCAGGGCCGAATAGATCTGGATCGCCGAGGCCCCGGCCCGGATCCGTTCATAGGCGTCCCCGCCCGAGGCGATGCCGCCGACGCCGATCAGCGGCAGCCGATCTTCGGCGGCCTCGGCGGCATGTCGCAGGGCCGCCAGCGCCAGGGTCTTCAACGGCGCGCCGGACAGGCCGCCCGCCTCCGCCCGGTCCCCGGATCTCAGGGTCTGGGGCCGGTCCAGGGTGGTGTTGGAGACGATCAGGGCATCGATGCGGTGGGCCAGGGCCGCCTCGACGATCATGGCGATCTCGGCCGCCGTCAGGTCCGGCGCGATCTTCAGGAACACCGGTGCCGGCGTGTTCCGCGCCTCTGCCACCCGCCCCAGCAGATCGTCCAGCGCCGCGCGTCCCTGAAGGGCGCGGAGACCGGGCGTGTTGGGCGAGGAGATGTTGACGGTGAAATAGTCGGCGAGCCCGGCCAGGCGACGCAGGCCGGTGACATAATCGGCCGCGCGATCTTCGGTGTCCTTGTTGGCTCCCAGATTGGCCCCGACGATCGCCTGGGCCGGTCGGTGCGACAGATGCCCGGCGAAGGCGTCGAGCCCGTCGTTGTTGAAGCCCATCCGGTTGATGATCGCCCGATCCGAGGTCAACCGGAACAGCCGTGGCCTGGGATTGCCAGGCTGGGCGAGCGGCGTGACCGAGCCGCATTCAAGAAAGCCGAAACCCAGGCGCGACAGGCCGGCCAGAGCCTCCGCATTCTTGTCGAGACCCGCCGCCAGTCCGATCGGATTCGGCAGGCTCAGCCCCGCCAGGCGGGTGGCCAGAACGGGGTCGTCGGACGCGGGGCGGGGGAGCGGCGCATGCTTCAGCGCCGCGATGGCCAGGCCATGCGCCGTCTCCGGCTCCAGCAGCCGAAGCGCGGCCGCGCCGAGATTGCGGATCACGCCGACGGCTCCGGGTCGGCGAACACGAACCGGCCTTCGGGCGAAACGGCGCAGGCGCGCGCCGAGGTCACGGCCCCGGTCGGCAGGGAGCCATAGAGGTGCGGAAACAGGGCCCCGCCTCGGGAGGGTTCCCAGACCAACTCGTCGCCGACCTGGTCCAAGTCGACGCTCAGCAGCATCAGGTCGGTCTGACCGGCGTAATGTTTCTCGGCGGTGGTGGACAGCTGGTCCGCCGTCGACATGTGGATGTAGCCGTCGGCGAGATCGACGGCCGAACCGTCGTAGGTTCCCTCGCTCACGGCGCGCCGCCACTCCGCCGCGGCGATGATCTTGAAGGCGACGGATGGGGCTTCCGCGGGTTCGGTCAATCGTCCGCTCCGCCGCCAAAGGCCTTGGGCGTCAGGAACCCGTCATAGGCGCAACGCCCCGCCACATCGACTTCGAACACCGCCGCAGCGCCCGTCGGGAACCCGCCCGCCATCCGGTCCAGCACCGACGGCGAGGCGGCGCTTTCGCTCAGATATTCCATCGCCAGGAGGTGGACCCCCGGATTGTGGGCGAGGACGAGCAGACAGCCGGCCGCGTCTTCCGCCTCCTCCACGAAGCGACGGATTACGTCGGGGGTGGCGTCGTACAGGCGCGGTTCGATCCGGACCTCGACGTCGCCGAGGGCCTCGTGAATTGCGTCCCAGGTTTCGCGCGTGCGGACGGCGGACGACACGATCGCCAGATCGGGGCGCAGGCCCTTCTCGGCCAGGATACGGCCCATCAGGGCGGCGTCCTCGCTTCCGCGTGGGGTCAGGGCCCGGTCGCGATCGAGGCCGGACGCGGCGGCTCGTTCGGTCTTGGCGTGGCGCATCAGGATCAGGCGGTGCATGGCCAGCCGCTTAAAGGGGTTCGCCGTCGGCATCCAGCCCGCGTGTGACCGTCTGGGGCTGCAGACCGCGCGCCTCGGCCCGCACACGCTGGGTCGCGACCGAGGGACGGATGCGTGCATAGGCCCGGCGCGTGGCCTCCAGCAGGATGACCCCGGCGAAGCCGGGGGCGATGTGGCGGCCGACCTGCTCGAACCCGTCGGCCAGGCCCAGCAGCGGGGTCCAGGGCGGGACGTAGAGGGTCTGGGACCAGGCGGTCGGTTCCAGCCCCGCCTCCCGCACCAGCCTTTCCAGCTGACCGCGGGTAAAGGGTCGGCCGTGGCCGAACGGCGTGGCCTCCGCCCGCGCCCACATGCCGCCCCGCGCCGCCGCCGCCAGGATGATCCGGCCCGCCGGAGCGAGGGCGCGCACCGCCTCGTTCAGAAGTTGGGTCGGATCATCGGCCTCTTCCAGCGCATGGACCAGCAGCACGCGATCAAACGATCCCGCGGCGAAGGGCAGGGCTCGGTCATCGACCAGAAGGGTCCGGTTGCGACCCGCGGCGGGCCACCGTTCGACGCCCTGGCCGGAGGGCATGGCGGCGATCACCCGCCGGGCGCCGACGAAGGCGTCCAGCCAGGGGGTCGCATAGCCGATGCCGAGCACGTCACAGGCGTTCGCCTCGCCCCAGGCGTCCTCGATTCGGCGGGCCAGCAGACGGCGCACCAGAGCCCCGGTGGGCTCGCCGTAGAAGGTTCGCAGGTCTTCGATGGCGCGACGCATGATCTCCCTTATATCCCGTCCGAGGGGCACGCACCAAGGCCGTGTCCGTGAAGGACCGTGCCATGCCCCTGACCGTCCACCTGTTTCCGGCGCGTACCGACAACTATGCCTTCCTGGCACGGGACGCGGCGACGGGGATGGTCGCGGCGATCGATACGCCGGACGCCCAGGTGATCCTGGACGGGATCGCGACGCTGGGCTGGGGCCGGCTGGACCGGATCATCAACACCCACTGGCACCCGGACCACACCGAGGGCAACGCCCGGCTCCAGGCCGAGACGGGTTGCGACATCTGGGGGCCGGCGGAGGTGCGCAAGGTCGCCCCGCTGGACCGGGTGGTGGAGGAGGGCGACGTCGTGACCATCGGCGCGACGCCCCTGCATGCGACCGCGACGCCTGGCCATACGCTCGGCCACCTCGTCTTCCGCTCGGTCGAGGATGGAATCGCCTTCACCGGGGACACCCTCTTCCCCCTGGGATGCGGGCGGCTGTTCGAAGGCACGCCGGGGCAGATGTGGGATAGTCTGTCGCGCCTGCTGGCCTGGCCGGACGAGACGGTCCTCTACGGGGCTCACGAATACACGGCCGCCAATGCCCGGTTCACGCTGACCGTCGACGACCGGCCCGAGGTCGCGGCTCACACCGAGGCCATCTTTGCGGCGCGCGCCCGCGGTGAACCGACGGTGCCGACGACGATGGCGATCGAGCGGGCCTTCAACCCGTTCCTGACCGCCGCCGACGGCGCCGAGTTCGCCCGACGCCGCGCGGCCAAGGACGGCTTCGCCGGTTGATCAGTTGCCGGCCACGGCCCGGATGATGCGCGCCGAGGACGGACGTCCTGCCTGACCTTCGTCGGGATCGACCACGATCCGAAGGTCGCCGCGCAGGAAGCTGACGGTGCTGCGGTCGCCCTCCACCAGGGTGATGCTGCGCAGGGTGGCGATGCTGGCCCGGAACGTGGGGCTGCGGGCCATGCGGATCACGGCCTCGGTCGAGACGATCAGGGTGTCGACCATCAGGGCTTCCGACCGCTCGCCTGACAGGTTGATCACCACGAGACGACCCAGCGCCTGGCTGACAAGACTGCCGCGCTGATTCATCAAGGTGAACAACCGGATGGGGCCGAGCGGCGGCAGGGTCAGGGCGGCGGCGGGGCCCGTCCGCGACACCGGCGCGCCGTTCGGAGCCGCCGTCGTGTAGAGTGTGATCCCCCCCGCCGGCGTGACGCGCAGGATCTGGGAGCCGGCGTCGTTGCGGTAGATGATGTCTCCACGCGGCGCGGGTGTCGCCCGCAGCACCCAGGTCTCGGGTCGCCGCTCGAAGCGGAACAGAGGCAGCAGGCCGGTGCCGTCTAGGATGAAGGCTTCGCCGCCGTCGGACACATAGCGGCCGGAGGGCGGCAGGCCGCGCCGGGTCGGCACGGCGATGGCGCGGCGCTGCTCCGCCTGGGCGTTGCTGCGGACCTGAGCGACGGCGAAGTCGGGCGCCAAGGTTATGGCCATCAGCATGGCAAACGCCGCCATATGCGCGACCGGCATTCTTGCCGTCTCGACCTTAACCCGGGACTTCATGGTCGGACGATGGGCGCGCGGCACGGCGGATTTTGGGCAAGCGCCCCCTCAACCCACCAGGTACTGACCGCCGTTCAGCGACAGGGTGCAGCCTGTGACATATCCGGCACGCTCGCCCGACAGCCAGGACACCATGTCGGCGATTTCCTCGCCCTTTCCCAGGCGTCCGACCGGAATCTGGGCGACGATGGCGGCCAGGACCTTCTCGTCCATGGCCCCCACCATTTCGGTGTCGATATAGCCCGGGGCGATGCAGTTGACGGTCACGCCCTTGCGGGCGTTCTCCAGCGCCAGCGCCTTGGTGAAACCGATCATCCCGGCCTTGGCGGCGGAATAGTTGGTCTGGCCCACCTGGCCCTTCTGACCGTTGATTGAGGAGATGTTGACGATGCGGCCATAGCCCCGCTCGCGCATGCCGTTGATCACCTGACGCGTCATGTTGAAGACGCTGTCCATATTGACGCGGATCACGTCGGACCACTGGTCCGCGCTCATCTTGTGGAAGAAGCCGTCGCGGGTGATGCCGGCGTTGTTGATCAGCACGTCGATGGGGCCCAGTGCCGCCTCGACCTCGGCCACGGCGCGGGCGCAGTCGTCGTAGGATCCGACATTGCCTTTCACGACCATCACGCCCAGCTCGCGCGCCGTAGCCTCGGCGGCCTCGGCATTGCCGGAATAGCCGCAGGCGACGGCCAGGCCGTCCTCCTTCAGCCGTTGCGCAATGGCACGGCCAATCCCGCGGGTGCCGCCGGTCACGAGAGCCACTCGAGCCATAAGATGTTCCTTTCCCTGACGGCCCCGTCTGCTGCGGACCTGTTCGCGGAAAGGTTAGCGGGCGATGGCGCAGGGGTCGAGGGCGAGAGACGGACTTGCGCCGTCTCGCCCTCTGACCGGGGCTAGAGCTGCGCCATGTCCAGGACGAAGCGGTAGCGGACGTCGGACCGGCCCATCCGCTCATAGGCCTCGTTGATGCGGTCGGGCGCGATCACCTCGATGTCGCAGGCAATGGCGTTGGCGGCGCAGAAATCCAGCATCTCCTGGGTTTCGCGGATGCCGCCGATCAGCGATCCGGCCACGGAACGGCGACGCCACAGCAGGCCCATGGCATAGACCGGCAGGCCTTCGGTGGTCAGGCCCAGCATGACCATGGTGCCGTCCTTGGCCAGCAGCTGGACCTGGCTGGCGATCTCATGGGTCGCCGACACGGTGTTGATGATCAGGTCGAAGGTCTCGCCCGCCGCCGCCATCGCCTCGGTGTCGGAGTTGATCAGGAAATGTTTCGCGCCCATCCGCTCGGCATCGGCCTTCTTGCGATCGGAGGTGGAGATGACGGTCACCTCGGCGCCCATGGCGGCCGCCTGTTTGACCGCCATGTGGCCCAGCCCGCCCAGGCCGACGACGGCGACCTTGGAGCCGGGGCCGATGTTCCAGTGCTTGAGGGGCGAATAGGTGGTGATGCCCGCGCACAGCAGCGGCGCGGCCGCGTCCAGCGGGATCGAGTCGGGGATCGACAGGACGTAGTTCTGGTCCACTGTGATGTGGTCCGAATAGCCGCCCTGGGTGACGGTCTGGTTGACCGGGCCGCCCTTGGGATCGGGCGAGCCATAGGTCTGGGTCATCCCGGGGACGCAGTACTGCTCCTCGCCTTCGCGGCAGGGGGCGCAGGTGCGGCAGCTGTCGACCATGCAGCCGACCCCGACGCGGTCGCCGACCTTGAACCGGGTGACATTGGCCCCGACCGCCGAGACGACGCCCGCGACCTCGTGGCCCGGCACGATCGGATATTGGGTGTTGCCCAGGTCGTTGGTCGCGATGTGCAGGTCGGAGTGGCAGACGCCGCAGAATTTCACATCGATCGCCACATCGTCCGGACCCGGATCACGACGCTCGAAGCTGTAGGGCTCCAGCGGCTTATCGGCGGCGACGGCGGCGAAGGCGCGTGTGGCGATGGGCATGGCAGTCCGTCCTTGAAGAGAAAGGGATGGACCTAGGTGTGGGCGGGCTCGACCCACCGCAACGGATCAGCCCAGCTTTTTAATCAGCGCCTGGCCCGCCGCCGGGTTCCGGACCTTAGCTCCGGCGATGAAATAGGCGAACACCGCGCCGCGTTTCGACCAGGCCCGGGTCCGGTCGGCGATGGCATCTAGATCGGCCGAGGTCATGCCGGTCGGCTCGTCCTCGCGGCTGGACATCAGCCGGGCATAGGTAAAGTCGGCTGTCGGCTGGTCGATGCGGGGCCAGGTGGGCTCCTCGTCGTCCTCGGCATAGACGATGGCGACGCCGTATTTCGTCGCCAGGTCGAAGAAGGCCGGGGTGTCGAAGGTCGGATTGCGGACCTCCAGGGCGTGGCGCAGGCGAAGGCCGTCGCGCTCCTGGGGCAGCAGTTTCAGGAAGCCCTCGAAATCCTCAGCGTCGAACTTCTTGGTGCCCATGAACTGCCAGTTGATGGGGCCCAGCTTGTCGCCCAGCGCCGTCATCCCCTGACCCAGGAACCGGTCCATCGACTCGCCCATGTCGGACAGGATCTTGCGGTTGGTGCAGTAGCGGCTGGCCTTGACCGAGAAGACGAAGCCGTCCGGCGTCTCGTCGCGCCACTTGATCCAGCTGTCGGGCTTGAAGGTCGAATAATAGGTGCCATTGATCTCGATCGAGGTCAGGGCGCGCGAGGCATATTCCAGCTCGCGCTTCTGGATCAGGTCGTCCGGATAGAAGACGCCGCGCCAGGGCTCATAGGTCCAGCCGCCGACGCCGATACGGATGGGGTGGGTCATGCGTCGCTCCTCAATAGGCGAAGTCGCGGTACATCCGGCTGACGTCGCCCTGCCAGTCGCCATGGTAGAGGTCGAGCAGCCGTTCGGCCGGGGTGACGCCCGTGTCGGCGATGTCTTCCAGCTCCGACAGATAGCCCCGCTCGTCGACCATGCCGCCGCTGAAGCGGGCGCGGTTCTTCAGACCCTGGCGGGCGATGGCAACCATGTCGACGGCGATGTCGCGCACCGACCGGCCGGCGACTTCGGCGCGCAGGCCCAGTCGGGTCACGTCGCGGCGCAGGCGTTCGTGATCCTCGATGTCCCAGTCCTTGCACAGGTCCCAGGCGGCGGCCAGCGAGGGGCCGTCGTAGAAGATGCCGGTCCACAAGGCGGGCAGGCCGCAGATCCGGCTCCACGGGCCGCCGTCCGATCCGCGCATCTCCAGATACTGTTTCAGCCGGACTTCCGGGAACAGGGTGGTCAGGTGGTCGCCCCAGTCCTTCAGCGTCGGCCGCTCGCCGGGCAGGGCGGGCAGTTTCCCGTCCATGAAGTCCCGGAAGGACTGGCCCGAGGCGTCGACATAGCGGTCGCCGCGCTTGGCGAAATACATCGGCGTGTCGAGGGCGTAGTTGGCATAGGTCTCGAAACCGAAGCCGTCCTGGAAGACGAAGTTCAGCATGCCGGTGCGGTCGGGGTCGGTGTCGGTCCAGACGTTGGCCCGGGCCGAAAGGAATCCGTTCGGCCGACCCTCCGTAAACGGACTACAGGCGAACAGGGCCGTGCCGATGGGCTGGAGCGCCAGACTGGTGCGGAACTTGGCCACCATGTCGGCTTCGCTGTCGAAATCGAGATTGGCCTGGATGGTGCAGGTGCGCAGCATCATGTCGAGGCCGAGGTTGCCCTTCTTGGGCATGTAGGACCGCATGATGTCGTAGCGGCCCTTGGGCATGACCGGCACGTCCTCGCGCCGCCACATCGGGTCGAAGCCGGCCCCGAGGAAGCCGAGGTTCAGCTCGTCGGCGACCATCTTGACCTCCATCAGATGCTGGCCGGTCTCGGCGCAGATCTCGTGGATGTCCTTCAGCGGCGCGCCCGACAGTTCGAACTGGCCACCGGGCTCGAGGCTGATGGACGCGGCGTAGCCGTCGGCGTTCTTGCGCTCCAGGGCGATGACGTGGCCGGCCTCCTCGACGGGGGCCCAGCCGAAGCGCTGCAGGCCGGTCAGCATGGCCAGGATGCCGTTGGGACCGTGATAGGCCGGGCGGCGCAGGGTGGACTTGTCGAAGCCGAATTTCTCGTGCTCGGCCCCCACGCGCCACTGGTCTTTCGGCTTCATGCCCTTTGACATGACGCCCACCAGGTCGTCGAAGGTGATCGGATCGGTCATTCAGGCCCCGGCGCGGGCGACGGGCCCGTGGCGGCTAGATGGGCGAGAATGCGGCCGGTCTCAAGGTCCAACGCGGCGACCTTCAGCCGTTGTGATGCCGAGCCGGAATGAAACGCGTCATCAGCGTGACGAAGAAGGCCACGGACCAGCCCAGCAGCATGGAGCCATTGATGCCTTCGATGGCCCCGAGCAGCTTCCACTCCGGGGCCATGACCGCGTCCGAAAATCCGATCGAGCCATAGGCGATGGTGGAGAAATAGACCGCGTCGCGCAGCACGGCGATCGCGCCGATCGCCCGGTACAGGAAG is a window encoding:
- a CDS encoding class I SAM-dependent methyltransferase, coding for MRRAIEDLRTFYGEPTGALVRRLLARRIEDAWGEANACDVLGIGYATPWLDAFVGARRVIAAMPSGQGVERWPAAGRNRTLLVDDRALPFAAGSFDRVLLVHALEEADDPTQLLNEAVRALAPAGRIILAAAARGGMWARAEATPFGHGRPFTRGQLERLVREAGLEPTAWSQTLYVPPWTPLLGLADGFEQVGRHIAPGFAGVILLEATRRAYARIRPSVATQRVRAEARGLQPQTVTRGLDADGEPL
- the gloB gene encoding hydroxyacylglutathione hydrolase, which gives rise to MPLTVHLFPARTDNYAFLARDAATGMVAAIDTPDAQVILDGIATLGWGRLDRIINTHWHPDHTEGNARLQAETGCDIWGPAEVRKVAPLDRVVEEGDVVTIGATPLHATATPGHTLGHLVFRSVEDGIAFTGDTLFPLGCGRLFEGTPGQMWDSLSRLLAWPDETVLYGAHEYTAANARFTLTVDDRPEVAAHTEAIFAARARGEPTVPTTMAIERAFNPFLTAADGAEFARRRAAKDGFAG
- a CDS encoding DUF4908 domain-containing protein, with protein sequence MPVAHMAAFAMLMAITLAPDFAVAQVRSNAQAEQRRAIAVPTRRGLPPSGRYVSDGGEAFILDGTGLLPLFRFERRPETWVLRATPAPRGDIIYRNDAGSQILRVTPAGGITLYTTAAPNGAPVSRTGPAAALTLPPLGPIRLFTLMNQRGSLVSQALGRLVVINLSGERSEALMVDTLIVSTEAVIRMARSPTFRASIATLRSITLVEGDRSTVSFLRGDLRIVVDPDEGQAGRPSSARIIRAVAGN
- the phbB gene encoding acetoacetyl-CoA reductase, with the translated sequence MARVALVTGGTRGIGRAIAQRLKEDGLAVACGYSGNAEAAEATARELGVMVVKGNVGSYDDCARAVAEVEAALGPIDVLINNAGITRDGFFHKMSADQWSDVIRVNMDSVFNMTRQVINGMRERGYGRIVNISSINGQKGQVGQTNYSAAKAGMIGFTKALALENARKGVTVNCIAPGYIDTEMVGAMDEKVLAAIVAQIPVGRLGKGEEIADMVSWLSGERAGYVTGCTLSLNGGQYLVG
- a CDS encoding NAD(P)-dependent alcohol dehydrogenase; translation: MPIATRAFAAVAADKPLEPYSFERRDPGPDDVAIDVKFCGVCHSDLHIATNDLGNTQYPIVPGHEVAGVVSAVGANVTRFKVGDRVGVGCMVDSCRTCAPCREGEEQYCVPGMTQTYGSPDPKGGPVNQTVTQGGYSDHITVDQNYVLSIPDSIPLDAAAPLLCAGITTYSPLKHWNIGPGSKVAVVGLGGLGHMAVKQAAAMGAEVTVISTSDRKKADAERMGAKHFLINSDTEAMAAAGETFDLIINTVSATHEIASQVQLLAKDGTMVMLGLTTEGLPVYAMGLLWRRRSVAGSLIGGIRETQEMLDFCAANAIACDIEVIAPDRINEAYERMGRSDVRYRFVLDMAQL
- a CDS encoding DUF72 domain-containing protein encodes the protein MTHPIRIGVGGWTYEPWRGVFYPDDLIQKRELEYASRALTSIEINGTYYSTFKPDSWIKWRDETPDGFVFSVKASRYCTNRKILSDMGESMDRFLGQGMTALGDKLGPINWQFMGTKKFDAEDFEGFLKLLPQERDGLRLRHALEVRNPTFDTPAFFDLATKYGVAIVYAEDDEEPTWPRIDQPTADFTYARLMSSREDEPTGMTSADLDAIADRTRAWSKRGAVFAYFIAGAKVRNPAAGQALIKKLG
- a CDS encoding glutamate--cysteine ligase, with the protein product MTDPITFDDLVGVMSKGMKPKDQWRVGAEHEKFGFDKSTLRRPAYHGPNGILAMLTGLQRFGWAPVEEAGHVIALERKNADGYAASISLEPGGQFELSGAPLKDIHEICAETGQHLMEVKMVADELNLGFLGAGFDPMWRREDVPVMPKGRYDIMRSYMPKKGNLGLDMMLRTCTIQANLDFDSEADMVAKFRTSLALQPIGTALFACSPFTEGRPNGFLSARANVWTDTDPDRTGMLNFVFQDGFGFETYANYALDTPMYFAKRGDRYVDASGQSFRDFMDGKLPALPGERPTLKDWGDHLTTLFPEVRLKQYLEMRGSDGGPWSRICGLPALWTGIFYDGPSLAAAWDLCKDWDIEDHERLRRDVTRLGLRAEVAGRSVRDIAVDMVAIARQGLKNRARFSGGMVDERGYLSELEDIADTGVTPAERLLDLYHGDWQGDVSRMYRDFAY
- a CDS encoding ion channel, whose translation is MLAELAIATVMVLLTVMIHGAGLLALGHAMALRDRRSNEARASPLSSEGAIVAVVAALGLVVLHGVEIWLYAFLYRAIGAIAVLRDAVYFSTIAYGSIGFSDAVMAPEWKLLGAIEGINGSMLLGWSVAFFVTLMTRFIPARHHNG